Proteins encoded together in one Pelagicoccus enzymogenes window:
- a CDS encoding family 78 glycoside hydrolase catalytic domain — protein sequence MAFGAASLVQASKLDWLPEGFPEADESMLCTRSFLSEEMGARVLQAAAEEFDTKEKWEAYRELVRERILQGAGLAPLPQRTPLNPIVHSRREYDGYSVENVAIETVPGFWATGNLFRPIDPEGKVPAILNTHGHAGRVERPEQWARYGRYHEQNQHRAAALAKMGAVVFSIDMFGYADGIAQVGEDAHRTEVAMRIQLWNAIRALDFLESLPEVDSQRLGVTGYSGGGTQAFLLAAVDDRIAATAPVTMVSAYFFGGCPCESGRPVHRSKDHFASNAMIAAMAAPRPQTLISVGGDWSVNTPKDEYPFLQHVYSLYGARDRVSNTHLPEEGHNYGPNKRKAMYSFFADAFGLDLSAISDGGAEIDESGIVIESWEQLRVFDDLHRVPVGGLRSAEAVGRVLDRLQEDKPLETISIYDLRTDDMDSPLGVDTERPRLSWKLESEARNVRQRAYQILVASNAELLSAEKGDLWDSGKVKSDRQYGVPYAGEALQSDQEVFWKLRVWDQGGSVSDWSPAGRWAMGALDEAAWKGAKWIAHPDWLEANRSHLGYRSETAASVDAPKWIEVDLGKVYAVEEVLLHALRHTVAERLGFPTEFKLELSKDPSFSQPYLIVDYTKPPHTNKWFTKHEFKLEQAQSARYLRLEVPRLRELDGEICLALSQIEIRSGGENVALGAKVTASDSLEEGLWSAAAVVDGKGVPGSNSLGTKTIRLRREFQVGKGVRRALIHVTGLGHYALRINGTRVGEDRLSPGWTDTDRTVLYDSRDVTALLNSGENAIGLELASGMYSVSHPGNRYTKFVGRFRPLKAIACLRIEYEDGSVEELVTDEAWQTKVGPTVYSHVYGGEDFDGRLEEEGWAKPGFAGDGWLAVALAPRPAGQLKGASHSAPPLVGHERLKPVKVIDLGDGVSVYDFGQNASMIPEIQVKGECGAVVKMTPGELLREDGSVYRGSSAHGGKDAYWQYTLRGEGKVETWRPEFFYHGARYLQVERREGSEGTSRPEILRIESVVTHSSSQGIGEFASSSDLFNRTRELIRWAQRSNMVSVLTDCPHRERLGWMEQYHLNGPSLRYEFDVNRLFRKAFGDMVESQTDDGLVTNISPEFITFDGAFRDSPEWGSSLILASWQQYLWTGDRGVFSSHYDEMKRYVEYLGSKASGHLLDHGLGDWYDLGPGRPGFSQLTPISLSATAIYHQDVRTLQKMAKLLGKRQEAKRLDSLAEQIEHAFNAAHFDREAGHYGATSQAGNAMAYVLGLVPEGHEDSVIDTIVADIRSRGNAFTAGDVGHRYLLLALSKAGRSDVIFDMHHQSDRPGYGMQLAKGATSLTEAWDADRHSSHNHFMLGHIMEWFYGSLVGLKPDESAPGFSNVIVDPQPIEGIDWAEARFDSVRGPVQARWKKSEGKFELFLAVPANCTARVNLPEWGSGTVFANGTLAAEAEGIAIGEDNQGHLQLVVGSGTWRFEVD from the coding sequence TTGGCGTTTGGTGCCGCGAGCCTTGTTCAGGCATCCAAGCTCGATTGGTTGCCGGAGGGATTTCCGGAGGCGGACGAGTCGATGTTGTGCACGCGGTCTTTTCTAAGCGAAGAGATGGGGGCTCGTGTGCTGCAGGCGGCGGCAGAGGAGTTCGATACCAAAGAGAAATGGGAAGCCTACCGGGAGCTGGTGAGGGAAAGGATATTGCAAGGAGCGGGCCTAGCCCCCTTACCGCAGCGGACACCCCTCAATCCTATCGTTCATTCGCGGCGGGAGTACGACGGCTACAGCGTTGAAAATGTAGCGATTGAGACGGTGCCCGGATTTTGGGCGACGGGTAACTTGTTTCGTCCGATCGATCCAGAGGGAAAGGTACCCGCCATTTTGAATACACACGGGCATGCTGGACGGGTGGAGCGTCCTGAGCAGTGGGCAAGGTACGGTCGGTATCATGAGCAAAACCAGCATCGAGCTGCGGCCTTGGCCAAGATGGGCGCAGTGGTTTTCAGCATCGACATGTTTGGGTATGCGGATGGCATTGCCCAGGTTGGAGAGGATGCTCACCGAACTGAGGTCGCGATGCGGATCCAGCTTTGGAACGCCATACGAGCGCTCGATTTTCTGGAGTCATTGCCGGAGGTCGATTCCCAGAGGCTGGGAGTAACTGGTTACTCGGGAGGCGGTACGCAGGCTTTTTTGCTGGCGGCGGTTGACGATCGAATCGCCGCAACGGCGCCCGTAACTATGGTGTCCGCCTATTTCTTTGGTGGATGCCCTTGCGAGAGTGGGCGTCCAGTGCATCGCAGCAAAGACCATTTTGCGAGTAACGCCATGATTGCTGCCATGGCGGCGCCGAGGCCGCAGACGCTTATTTCGGTGGGAGGCGACTGGTCGGTAAATACTCCCAAGGACGAGTATCCGTTTCTTCAACACGTTTATTCGCTTTACGGAGCAAGGGATCGTGTTTCGAACACGCATTTGCCGGAGGAAGGGCACAATTATGGGCCGAACAAGCGCAAGGCCATGTATTCGTTTTTCGCTGATGCCTTTGGCTTGGACTTGTCGGCGATTTCTGATGGAGGAGCGGAGATAGACGAATCGGGCATCGTAATCGAGTCATGGGAGCAGCTGCGTGTGTTCGACGACCTGCATCGCGTTCCAGTGGGGGGCTTGCGCAGCGCAGAGGCGGTGGGGCGTGTTTTGGACCGTCTTCAGGAGGACAAACCGCTAGAGACGATTAGTATTTACGATTTGAGGACGGACGACATGGACAGTCCACTTGGGGTGGATACGGAGAGGCCGCGACTGTCTTGGAAGCTAGAAAGTGAAGCGCGGAACGTGAGGCAACGTGCCTACCAGATTCTGGTAGCGTCAAATGCTGAGCTGCTCTCCGCGGAGAAAGGCGACTTGTGGGACAGTGGAAAGGTAAAGTCCGATCGTCAATATGGAGTGCCGTATGCAGGTGAGGCGTTGCAGTCGGACCAAGAAGTCTTCTGGAAGCTTCGGGTGTGGGATCAGGGCGGATCGGTTTCAGATTGGTCTCCTGCGGGGCGATGGGCCATGGGTGCCTTGGATGAGGCAGCGTGGAAGGGAGCGAAGTGGATTGCTCATCCGGATTGGTTGGAAGCGAATCGCTCTCATCTCGGCTACCGCTCCGAAACCGCTGCATCGGTGGACGCGCCCAAGTGGATTGAAGTCGATCTCGGGAAAGTCTATGCGGTGGAGGAGGTGTTGCTGCACGCCCTGCGTCACACGGTGGCCGAGCGTTTGGGATTTCCAACTGAGTTCAAGTTGGAGCTGTCGAAAGATCCCAGTTTCTCGCAACCGTATTTGATCGTCGACTACACGAAGCCGCCGCACACCAACAAGTGGTTTACCAAGCACGAGTTCAAGTTAGAGCAAGCTCAGTCGGCTCGCTACCTGAGGTTGGAAGTGCCTCGCTTGAGGGAATTGGACGGAGAAATATGTTTAGCTCTCAGTCAAATCGAGATTCGCAGCGGGGGAGAGAATGTGGCATTGGGAGCGAAGGTTACGGCGAGCGACAGTCTTGAGGAGGGGTTGTGGTCAGCTGCTGCTGTGGTAGACGGAAAAGGTGTCCCGGGGAGCAACTCATTGGGTACCAAAACGATCCGTTTGCGGAGAGAGTTTCAGGTGGGGAAGGGCGTCAGGAGGGCGCTGATTCACGTAACTGGTCTCGGTCACTACGCATTGCGCATCAATGGAACTCGAGTGGGCGAAGATCGCTTGAGTCCGGGGTGGACGGATACGGATCGAACGGTTTTGTACGATTCCCGTGATGTAACTGCTCTGCTCAATTCTGGCGAAAACGCGATCGGGCTAGAGCTGGCAAGCGGGATGTACAGCGTATCGCATCCAGGAAACCGATACACCAAGTTTGTGGGGCGTTTTCGACCGCTTAAAGCGATAGCTTGTCTGAGGATTGAATATGAGGACGGTTCGGTTGAGGAGTTGGTTACCGACGAAGCTTGGCAAACGAAGGTGGGGCCGACGGTTTACAGCCATGTCTATGGGGGAGAGGATTTCGACGGGCGGCTTGAGGAGGAGGGTTGGGCGAAGCCTGGCTTTGCTGGGGATGGCTGGCTGGCGGTGGCGCTCGCTCCACGACCGGCTGGGCAGCTGAAAGGAGCGTCTCACTCGGCTCCCCCATTGGTGGGTCACGAACGGTTGAAGCCTGTGAAGGTCATAGATTTGGGGGATGGGGTCTCTGTATACGACTTTGGCCAGAACGCGTCCATGATCCCTGAGATCCAAGTGAAAGGTGAGTGTGGCGCAGTGGTGAAAATGACCCCGGGGGAGCTCCTGCGGGAGGACGGATCGGTTTACCGCGGTTCATCGGCCCACGGGGGCAAGGATGCGTATTGGCAATACACCTTGCGGGGTGAAGGTAAGGTGGAAACCTGGCGTCCGGAGTTCTTTTATCATGGAGCTCGTTATTTGCAGGTCGAGCGGCGAGAAGGTTCTGAGGGAACGAGCCGTCCGGAGATCTTGCGTATTGAAAGTGTGGTGACGCATTCAAGCTCTCAAGGAATCGGAGAATTTGCGAGCTCCAGCGATTTGTTCAACCGAACCCGCGAGTTGATACGCTGGGCTCAGCGCAGCAATATGGTGAGCGTCTTAACGGATTGTCCGCACCGAGAGCGGCTGGGCTGGATGGAGCAGTATCACTTGAACGGACCCTCGTTGCGCTACGAGTTCGATGTGAACAGGCTCTTCCGCAAGGCATTCGGCGATATGGTCGAATCCCAAACGGACGACGGACTTGTTACCAATATCTCGCCCGAGTTTATAACTTTTGACGGCGCTTTTCGCGATTCTCCGGAATGGGGGAGCTCCTTGATCCTCGCGTCCTGGCAGCAATACCTGTGGACGGGAGATCGCGGTGTATTCAGTTCTCACTACGATGAGATGAAACGCTATGTCGAGTACTTGGGAAGCAAGGCGTCGGGGCATTTGCTGGATCATGGTTTGGGTGATTGGTACGACTTGGGGCCGGGCAGACCGGGGTTTTCTCAGCTGACTCCTATTTCCCTGAGCGCTACGGCTATCTATCATCAAGATGTAAGGACGCTGCAAAAGATGGCGAAGCTTCTCGGAAAGCGCCAAGAAGCGAAACGTTTGGACAGCCTGGCCGAGCAGATTGAGCATGCTTTCAACGCGGCCCATTTCGATCGGGAGGCGGGACACTACGGCGCGACGAGCCAAGCCGGCAATGCTATGGCGTACGTGCTGGGTTTGGTGCCGGAGGGGCACGAAGATTCAGTGATTGATACGATCGTTGCAGATATCCGTTCCCGCGGTAACGCGTTTACCGCGGGCGACGTGGGACATCGTTACCTGCTCTTGGCGCTCTCGAAGGCCGGCCGGTCCGATGTTATTTTCGACATGCACCACCAGTCGGATCGTCCCGGTTACGGAATGCAATTGGCCAAAGGGGCGACTAGCTTGACGGAGGCATGGGACGCGGATCGGCACTCCTCCCACAACCACTTCATGCTGGGCCATATCATGGAGTGGTTTTACGGTTCGTTGGTGGGATTGAAGCCCGACGAATCTGCTCCCGGATTCAGCAACGTGATCGTGGATCCGCAGCCTATTGAAGGCATCGATTGGGCAGAGGCTCGATTCGACAGTGTTCGTGGTCCGGTCCAAGCTCGTTGGAAGAAGTCCGAGGGCAAATTTGAACTGTTCTTGGCGGTGCCAGCGAACTGTACTGCGAGGGTGAATCTGCCCGAATGGGGAAGCGGAACCGTTTTTGCAAATGGGACGCTCGCAGCGGAAGCGGAGGGGATCGCGATTGGAGAGGACAATCAAGGTCACTTGCAGCTCGTGGTAGGCTCCGGGACCTGGCGTTTCGAGGTTGACTAG
- a CDS encoding alpha-L-rhamnosidase encodes MKCEYGIEPMGIDTQSPRLSWRLEGKGRGLAQSAYQIRVASSREALVRGEADLWDSGKTVSRSSSQIPYEGKELVSGQTVFWQVRVWDQVGTVCDWSDPSQWTMGILSDSEWQAKWIGHGEAVPNTLLRREFTTRSGLVRALAFVTGLGQYELFVNGEKVGDDLLSPGWTDYEETILYETRDLTKLLNRGNNAVGISLGNGMHHVERVPGRFAKFVGSFGQQKAIFQMYLEYEDGSVEWLLSDESWQSKAGPITFSNIYSGEDFDARLWESGWNETGFDGSGWRDAVIVDAKQGRLTGFTGGSEAIEVIETRNATEIRDLSGVGARLYDFGQNASYFPRLKISGPKGSKVRLIPGEVLYPDGRITRASMGGMHRGSAWWEYIKASDGVEEWRPQFYYQGYRYLQTQTFPAEGESEHPIIEDLRSEVVHSVAEVTGRFETSDPLLNRIRDLVRWAQRSNMVSVLTDCPHREKLGWLEQYHLNGPAIRYEFDMARMYTKGMGDMADAQTEEGLIPNIAPEFVQFKNTFRAAAEWGAAYILVAWQQYQFLGDEALIRAHWANMERYFAYLQSKVDENGILSEGLGDWYDIGPENVSRSELTLPPRTATAFYFYDALILSKMAAVLGDEASRVRYAEKARGIRADYNEAFFDEALGCYDPESQCANALPWVMGIAPEGSREGIRRALLEDLEKRDYAMTAGDVGFRYLLLALADLGEQEAVYKIISRDSAPGYAYILQQGGTALTESWFASPTSSNNHFMLGQVTEWYYRHLLGIDNAEGSVGFDRIRIAPNPVGDLEWCEGSYLSRHGEISVRWERGEGSLRIEVEIPINTEAEIVLPTAKAKSVTVDAALERIGFEGECPVYAAGSGRYVFRCAL; translated from the coding sequence TTGAAATGTGAATACGGGATCGAGCCGATGGGCATCGACACCCAGTCGCCCCGATTGTCTTGGAGGCTTGAGGGCAAGGGACGGGGGCTTGCCCAGAGCGCTTACCAAATAAGGGTCGCCTCCAGTAGGGAAGCGCTCGTACGGGGCGAAGCTGATTTGTGGGATAGCGGCAAGACAGTATCGCGATCAAGCAGTCAAATTCCCTATGAGGGAAAGGAGCTGGTCTCCGGTCAAACCGTGTTCTGGCAAGTTCGTGTGTGGGACCAAGTGGGTACCGTATGCGATTGGAGCGATCCATCGCAGTGGACCATGGGAATATTGTCGGATAGTGAATGGCAGGCGAAGTGGATCGGACATGGGGAAGCGGTTCCGAACACCTTGTTGCGTCGTGAATTTACGACGAGGAGCGGCCTGGTTCGCGCTCTTGCCTTTGTCACAGGCCTTGGCCAGTACGAGCTGTTCGTGAATGGCGAAAAGGTGGGAGACGACCTGCTGTCTCCCGGTTGGACGGATTACGAGGAGACGATCCTCTATGAGACGCGCGACCTGACAAAGTTGCTAAATAGAGGAAACAACGCCGTCGGTATTTCGCTGGGAAATGGAATGCATCACGTGGAGCGCGTTCCCGGGCGTTTCGCCAAGTTCGTTGGATCCTTTGGACAGCAGAAAGCGATCTTCCAAATGTATTTAGAATATGAGGACGGATCGGTGGAATGGCTGCTCAGCGACGAGTCTTGGCAAAGCAAGGCGGGCCCGATTACCTTTTCCAACATCTACTCTGGTGAAGACTTCGATGCTCGCCTTTGGGAAAGTGGTTGGAACGAGACGGGATTTGATGGCAGTGGATGGCGGGACGCAGTGATCGTCGATGCAAAGCAGGGACGATTGACGGGATTCACTGGCGGGAGTGAAGCGATCGAGGTCATCGAGACCCGCAATGCGACGGAGATTCGCGACCTCAGCGGAGTAGGTGCCCGCTTATACGACTTTGGGCAGAACGCATCCTACTTTCCGCGCCTCAAGATTTCAGGTCCCAAGGGAAGCAAGGTTCGCCTCATTCCCGGGGAGGTCTTGTATCCAGACGGTCGCATCACGCGGGCGAGTATGGGTGGCATGCATCGAGGCAGCGCTTGGTGGGAGTACATCAAAGCGAGCGATGGCGTTGAGGAGTGGCGGCCTCAGTTCTATTACCAAGGCTATCGCTATCTGCAGACCCAGACCTTCCCAGCGGAGGGCGAAAGCGAGCATCCTATTATCGAGGATCTGCGCAGTGAGGTGGTGCATTCGGTGGCGGAAGTGACGGGACGATTCGAGACTTCGGATCCGCTGCTCAACCGGATCCGTGATTTGGTGCGTTGGGCTCAACGTTCCAACATGGTTTCGGTCCTGACGGATTGTCCCCACCGCGAGAAGTTGGGTTGGTTGGAACAATACCATCTCAATGGTCCTGCCATTCGCTACGAGTTCGACATGGCTCGCATGTATACGAAAGGGATGGGCGATATGGCGGATGCGCAAACCGAAGAAGGCTTGATTCCGAACATCGCCCCGGAGTTCGTGCAATTCAAGAACACTTTTCGGGCTGCGGCGGAGTGGGGAGCTGCTTATATTCTGGTTGCTTGGCAGCAGTATCAGTTTCTTGGCGACGAAGCTTTGATTCGAGCCCATTGGGCGAATATGGAACGCTACTTTGCCTACCTGCAGAGCAAGGTGGATGAGAACGGAATCCTCTCGGAAGGCCTTGGCGATTGGTACGACATCGGGCCAGAGAATGTAAGCCGATCGGAGCTGACTCTGCCGCCACGCACGGCGACGGCCTTCTATTTCTACGATGCGTTGATTCTCTCCAAGATGGCTGCCGTGCTCGGGGACGAGGCATCGAGGGTACGTTACGCAGAGAAAGCTCGAGGTATTCGAGCTGACTACAACGAAGCTTTTTTCGACGAAGCCCTTGGATGCTACGATCCTGAATCGCAATGCGCGAACGCGTTGCCGTGGGTGATGGGAATCGCTCCTGAGGGAAGCCGCGAAGGAATACGAAGAGCGTTGTTGGAAGATTTGGAGAAGCGAGACTACGCGATGACGGCAGGTGACGTCGGATTTCGCTATCTGCTATTAGCCCTTGCCGATCTGGGCGAACAAGAGGCAGTTTACAAAATCATCAGTCGTGACTCGGCTCCCGGCTACGCTTACATCCTGCAGCAAGGAGGAACGGCTCTGACTGAGTCTTGGTTCGCAAGTCCTACGAGCTCCAATAACCACTTTATGTTGGGGCAGGTAACCGAATGGTACTATCGTCACTTGCTGGGTATCGACAACGCGGAAGGATCTGTAGGCTTTGACCGGATACGTATCGCTCCCAATCCGGTAGGGGATCTTGAGTGGTGCGAAGGGAGTTACTTGTCGCGACACGGAGAAATTTCGGTCCGTTGGGAGCGTGGTGAGGGAAGCCTGCGAATTGAAGTTGAGATACCCATCAACACGGAGGCGGAGATCGTGCTGCCTACGGCCAAGGCAAAGAGCGTAACGGTAGATGCCGCGTTGGAGCGAATCGGATTCGAAGGAGAATGCCCCGTTTACGCTGCTGGCTCCGGGCGCTATGTTTTTCGCTGCGCTCTCTAA
- a CDS encoding sigma-70 family RNA polymerase sigma factor, producing the protein MSTKAQEVALDKALVARFKAGDESAFEEMVSRYWDRIYAMVHKLLRNTQDAEEVTQDAFIRAHRGLENFRGDSSFSTWLYQIATNLARNRYWYWWRRKRDKSVSFDQPIASESATTLAEVFPADVESPEDIAITNEFKDRVAAAMKLLNEKHREALIMRNVKNLTYEEIADELQISIGTVKSRIARARESLREKMGHELL; encoded by the coding sequence ATGTCAACTAAAGCTCAAGAAGTCGCCTTAGACAAAGCGCTGGTAGCGCGTTTCAAGGCCGGAGACGAATCGGCCTTCGAAGAAATGGTTTCTCGATACTGGGATCGCATTTACGCGATGGTTCACAAGCTTCTGCGCAATACGCAAGATGCGGAAGAAGTTACGCAAGACGCCTTTATCCGAGCCCACCGTGGTTTGGAGAACTTTCGAGGAGATTCTAGCTTCTCGACTTGGCTGTATCAAATCGCGACGAATCTGGCTCGCAACCGCTACTGGTACTGGTGGCGCCGCAAGCGGGACAAGTCCGTATCCTTCGACCAGCCAATCGCCTCGGAATCGGCCACCACCTTGGCGGAGGTTTTCCCTGCCGACGTAGAGTCCCCGGAGGACATCGCGATCACCAACGAGTTCAAGGACCGCGTGGCGGCCGCTATGAAGTTGCTGAACGAGAAGCATCGGGAGGCTCTGATCATGAGGAATGTTAAGAACCTCACTTACGAAGAAATCGCTGATGAGTTGCAAATCAGCATTGGAACCGTCAAAAGCAGAATCGCCCGAGCTCGCGAAAGCCTTCGTGAGAAGATGGGTCACGAACTTTTATGA
- the ruvA gene encoding Holliday junction branch migration protein RuvA — MIVSIEGILERATPLTAIINAGGLGYLVNIPVSTAAKLPANGEKVKLHTHAVYREDSQSLYGFANEQERNFFQLLIEKVSGVGPKVGISMMSKLELPSLLSAIGSEDAVLLAKTPGIGKKTAERVIIELKDKLGAFSQSAGASALPGFVSDANAPAKAGVNHTDDAILALLALGYKQSEASKAVGKAVDALGPNASTEALIKAALG; from the coding sequence ATGATCGTATCCATCGAGGGAATACTGGAAAGAGCCACACCGCTCACCGCTATCATCAACGCTGGCGGTCTCGGCTATTTGGTAAACATCCCCGTCTCGACAGCTGCCAAGCTCCCCGCGAACGGCGAGAAAGTGAAACTGCACACTCACGCCGTTTACCGCGAGGACTCGCAGTCCCTCTACGGATTCGCCAACGAGCAGGAACGCAATTTCTTCCAACTCCTCATCGAAAAAGTCTCCGGAGTTGGTCCCAAGGTGGGCATCAGCATGATGAGCAAACTGGAACTTCCTTCGCTACTCTCGGCCATCGGAAGCGAAGACGCCGTCCTGCTGGCCAAGACTCCCGGTATCGGCAAAAAAACCGCCGAACGCGTAATCATCGAATTGAAAGACAAGCTCGGAGCCTTCTCCCAGTCTGCCGGTGCGAGCGCCCTGCCCGGCTTCGTGAGCGATGCGAACGCTCCTGCGAAAGCGGGTGTCAATCATACGGACGACGCCATTCTCGCCCTGCTGGCCCTCGGCTACAAACAGAGCGAAGCATCCAAAGCTGTGGGCAAAGCCGTCGACGCTCTCGGTCCCAACGCCTCCACCGAAGCCTTGATCAAAGCCGCCTTGGGCTAG